The Collibacillus ludicampi region ATGATTATTATTGTGATGAAAGTCTCGGAATTGCAGACGAAAGATGTGGTGAGTGTTACAGACGGTCGAAAATTGGGGATGATCGGTGACCTGGACATCGACTTGGAAAACGGAATGATTCGCGCCATTATCGTCCCCAGTTCCGGCCGGTTTTTCGGAATGTTTGGCGGCGGTCAAGATTTCGTGATTCCATGGAATCAGATCATAAAAATCGGATCGG contains the following coding sequences:
- a CDS encoding YlmC/YmxH family sporulation protein, yielding MKVSELQTKDVVSVTDGRKLGMIGDLDIDLENGMIRAIIVPSSGRFFGMFGGGQDFVIPWNQIIKIGSDVVLVELGQSNNHSSYLPSKIDGSSGGY